The Bacteroidetes Order II. bacterium genome contains the following window.
TTCTGGACCTTCGTACTGTATGGCTGCTTTTTCTAAAAGGTAAAAAGAAATAGCAGATAAAAAAAGTACAAGGCCATAAAGTACAACCGTATTTCCCCCAAAATGATGTTCCCCCATCCATGCCGTTGCAAAAGGTAAAATCGAAATCCAGAATAGTAAATTTAGATTGGCAAGTAAGATTCTTCCATTTACAAGCTGAATAGCCTGAAAAAGGTGGTGATGGTTGTTCCAATAAATACCAACATATATAAAGCTAAATAAGTAAGATAAAAACTTGGGTAATAGGGGAAGTAGGGCTTGGAATGTAGCACCTTCAGGGATATGAAACTCTAATACCATGATGGTGATGATAATGGCAAGTACGCCGTCACTGAATGCTTCTAATCGGTTTGTCGTCATGGGAATTGAAATAAGCAGGAAAAAAAGGATTGTTGTATGAAAGGAAGAAGATACGACAATTTCCAGACAACACGCTTCATCGTACCATTTTTTTGAAAACCAAGCGTCTTACATACGGAGACATGACAAAACAAATTAAGGTAGTATTATATTGTTTTAAATTTATTTGTATTTACTTTAAGAATATGAATGCATGATTTTATCATTTCTATATAGCTCAAAGGAATATGGCTTACATTGAAGCCTGGCCCACAACAAAACAGCGTGGTCAAATAGAGTGCTTGATCTATGTTTCCAATTGATGTACCTTGGCATGAATTAATTTCCACATCAGAAAGCAACGACTGCATATTAGGCCATCCATCAATGGCGCAGTCTTTATTGTTTTTAAGTAGTGG
Protein-coding sequences here:
- a CDS encoding DUF1211 domain-containing protein; translation: MTTNRLEAFSDGVLAIIITIMVLEFHIPEGATFQALLPLLPKFLSYLFSFIYVGIYWNNHHHLFQAIQLVNGRILLANLNLLFWISILPFATAWMGEHHFGGNTVVLYGLVLFLSAISFYLLEKAAIQYEGPESKLSIAVRGHHKERISLLAYAAGIVLAFYYPIISLILFYLTALIWFIPDKRIEKILIS